The sequence below is a genomic window from Pseudomonas cannabina.
TCCACGGGAACCCGGCCAATCAATGCTGACATGGCCACTGACCCCATCAACGTCGAGTTCTGAGGCAGGGTGTAGGCTCGACGTACCTTCTTACGCTCCTGTTGTTGGCCACCCATGTCATCACGAACAGACTGTGCGCCTGTCGTCAGGGCTTTCTGGCCTCGGTCTACGGATTCGCCGAAGGCTGTAGGAAAACTGTAGCCGCTCGGAGAGACGCTCGTGCCAGCGGCGATCGGTTTACCGTTGCTGTCCAGGGCCGTCGCGTCCTGCGGATCGATCCAAACGATGTCTGAACCGCTTGAGTCGGACTTGAACTGTTGGCCATCACCTTGCTGAACGCCCAGGCCAATCGGTAGATCCGGGTTCGTAGCGCCGGTTTGTCCCATCCGGGTCAGTTCGTCCATCTGTTTCTTGAAACCCTCCACCACGCTTTGCTGTTGCTGCTGACTGTCGAGCTTGAACTGCTCCTGGGCATTCTTCAGACGCTGCTCTACCGTCTGATCGATGTTCGCCAATCGTTGTTTGAGCGCCTCGTTGTCCTGCTTGACGGCCGAGTTCTGCGCCATCACATCGGTGATCTGCTGCTTGAGCTCGCGCCCTTCAGCCACGACCGTGCGTAGCGTGTCGCTCGGCGTGTCGCCTTCCACACCCAGAGCCTTGGCCTGTTCCGCTGTGAGTTTTGGGGCCGGTGCGTTGTCAGCCTGCTGTTCGGGTCCACCTCTCATCATCTTGATGCCGATGAACACCGTGAGCAGGAGAAGCGGAACCACCAGGTACTTGAGCAGCGGGTTACTCTTCATGCTTGGCTCCCCGGGTTGCACGCGGATCTGCTGGGGCGGCGGAGAACACGGTTGCTTGTGTCAGCCCGTGTCCCCGCGTGACCAGGTACAAGGTCGTAGTGTCACTGGCATCACCACGAGGTCCGAGATACGGGTGCTGAAATGCTGCGGTCGCGAACTCACCCATCAGTTCACGAGGGTCGAGCATGACGCGCTGCGCCGTCT
It includes:
- a CDS encoding TIGR03752 family integrating conjugative element protein; protein product: MKSNPLLKYLVVPLLLLTVFIGIKMMRGGPEQQADNAPAPKLTAEQAKALGVEGDTPSDTLRTVVAEGRELKQQITDVMAQNSAVKQDNEALKQRLANIDQTVEQRLKNAQEQFKLDSQQQQQSVVEGFKKQMDELTRMGQTGATNPDLPIGLGVQQGDGQQFKSDSSGSDIVWIDPQDATALDSNGKPIAAGTSVSPSGYSFPTAFGESVDRGQKALTTGAQSVRDDMGGQQQERKKVRRAYTLPQNSTLMGSVAMSALIGRVPVDGTVNDPYPFKVLIGPDNLTANGIDLPDVAGAVASGTASGDWTLSCVRGQIKSLTFVFNDGTVRTLPAPVQGGNQQNNNQNNQNNSGDQQPIQGGLGWISDPYGIPCIAGERRSNAQQYIGSQALITAAGAGAASLIKTEGSTSSYVSNASGTLGSTGLSGNEAMGKILTQGVTDVSSWVNKLYGQAFAAIYVLPGAQVSLHIDQELEIDYELKGRKVKYASGASHANANLD